One window of the Niallia circulans genome contains the following:
- the ribF gene encoding bifunctional riboflavin kinase/FAD synthetase, whose translation MKIVRINHSERNKEHDNPPISIALGSFDGVHLGHQKVIGEAKRVADENGWSSAVMTFDPHPSIVLGGKTKKVDYLTSFEAKVEQLANLGIDYLFIVDFTIEFASLPPQEFVDLYLIDLNVKHVVAGFDYTYGKKAQGTAETLSKHSRGKYETTIIGKETFGGEKVSSTLIRSLINNGEMEKVPALLGRHYSVNGTVIHGDKRGRTIGFPTANVKSTSDVILPPLGVYAVRFFVNEKWYEGVCNLGTKPTFQPDEKKISIEVHIFDFHQDIYGHSVIVEWHKRIRSEQKFNGIDELVAQIEKDKQTALQYFYEKAQ comes from the coding sequence GTGAAGATAGTTAGAATAAACCATTCAGAACGAAATAAAGAGCATGATAATCCGCCAATTTCCATTGCGTTAGGTTCCTTTGACGGAGTTCATCTTGGCCATCAAAAGGTAATTGGCGAAGCGAAAAGAGTGGCAGATGAAAATGGATGGAGCAGCGCGGTGATGACATTTGACCCCCATCCTTCAATCGTATTAGGTGGAAAAACAAAAAAAGTAGATTACTTAACATCTTTTGAAGCAAAAGTAGAACAATTAGCAAACTTAGGGATCGATTATTTATTTATTGTCGATTTTACGATTGAATTTGCTAGCTTGCCTCCTCAAGAATTCGTTGATTTGTATTTAATTGATTTAAATGTGAAACATGTAGTAGCCGGTTTTGATTATACTTATGGAAAGAAAGCTCAGGGCACAGCCGAGACTCTTTCTAAGCATTCACGTGGTAAATATGAAACAACGATTATTGGCAAAGAGACTTTTGGGGGCGAGAAAGTAAGTTCTACTTTAATTCGCTCTCTTATAAATAATGGTGAAATGGAAAAGGTGCCTGCTCTTTTAGGTAGACACTATTCAGTAAATGGGACGGTTATCCATGGCGACAAACGCGGAAGAACGATTGGTTTTCCTACAGCAAATGTGAAATCAACTAGCGATGTCATTTTACCTCCGCTAGGTGTATATGCAGTTCGATTCTTTGTCAATGAAAAATGGTATGAAGGAGTCTGTAACCTCGGTACAAAACCGACCTTTCAGCCCGATGAGAAAAAGATTAGTATCGAAGTCCATATTTTTGACTTTCATCAAGATATTTATGGCCATTCCGTAATCGTTGAATGGCATAAACGAATTAGAAGCGAACAAAAATTCAATGGCATCGACGAACTAGTAGCCCAAATTGAAAAAGACAAGCAAACCGCCTTACAATACTTTTATGAAAAGGCACAATAA
- the rpsO gene encoding 30S ribosomal protein S15: protein MAITQERKNELINEYKTHENDTGSPEVQIAVLTESINNLNEHLRTHKKDHHSRRGLLKMVGRRRNLLTYLRNKDVQRYRVLINKLGLRR from the coding sequence ATGGCAATCACTCAAGAACGTAAAAACGAACTTATCAATGAGTACAAAACGCATGAGAACGATACTGGATCTCCAGAAGTTCAAATCGCTGTCCTTACTGAGTCAATCAATAATTTGAATGAACATTTACGTACACATAAAAAGGATCATCACTCACGTCGTGGTCTTTTGAAAATGGTAGGTAGACGTCGTAATCTTTTAACTTACCTACGTAATAAAGACGTTCAACGTTACCGTGTTTTAATTAACAAACTTGGTCTACGTAGATAG
- the pnp gene encoding polyribonucleotide nucleotidyltransferase has translation MGQDKHVYSIDWAGRKLTVEIGQLAKQANGAVLVRYGDTAVLSTATASKEPKNLDFFPLTVNYEERLYAVGKIPGGFIKREGRPSERAILASRLIDRPIRPLFADGFRNEVQVVSLVMSVDQDCTSEMAAMFGSSLALSVSDIPFGGPIAGVYVGRIDGKFVINPTVEQAEKSDINLAVAGTKDAINMVEAGADEVPEEVMLEAIMFGHDEIKRLIAFQEKIAAEIGKEKMEVVLYELNKDIEADVRALCESEMLDAIRVQEKHAREAAIKEVKDSVIAKYEAEEAEEEDLKQVKAILDKLVKNEVRRLITEDKVRPDGRGLEEIRPLSSEVHLLPRTHGSGLFTRGQTQALSICTLGALGDVQILDGLGVEEEKRFMHHYNFPNFSVGETGPMRGPGRREIGHGALGERALEPIIPSEKDFPYTIRLVSEVLESNGSTSQASICASTLAMMDAGVPIKAPVAGIAMGLIKSGEHYSILTDIQGMEDHLGDMDFKVAGTSKGVTALQMDIKIDGLSREILEEALQQAKIGRMQILESMLATINTPRESLSSYAPKILMMSINPDKIRDVIGPSGKQINKIIEETGVKIDIEQDGTVFISSVDDEMNNKAKQIIEDIVREVVVGQMYLGKVKRIEKFGAFVEIFNGKDGLVHISELAEERIGKVEDVVAIGDEILVKVTEIDKQGRVNLSRKAVLKEQKEQAENAKN, from the coding sequence ATGGGACAAGATAAGCATGTCTATTCCATTGACTGGGCTGGAAGAAAGCTTACAGTTGAAATTGGACAATTAGCAAAACAGGCAAATGGTGCAGTACTTGTACGATACGGGGATACAGCTGTATTAAGCACAGCAACTGCTTCAAAAGAACCAAAGAACTTAGACTTCTTTCCATTAACAGTAAATTATGAAGAGCGTCTATATGCGGTTGGGAAAATTCCTGGCGGTTTCATCAAAAGAGAAGGACGCCCAAGTGAAAGAGCAATACTTGCAAGCCGCTTAATTGATCGACCAATTCGCCCATTATTTGCAGATGGCTTCCGTAATGAAGTACAAGTTGTCAGCTTAGTAATGAGCGTGGATCAAGATTGTACGTCAGAAATGGCCGCTATGTTTGGATCTTCATTAGCATTATCTGTTTCTGATATTCCATTTGGAGGACCAATTGCTGGTGTTTATGTTGGAAGAATCGATGGAAAATTTGTCATCAATCCAACGGTTGAACAAGCAGAAAAAAGTGATATTAACCTTGCTGTGGCAGGTACAAAAGATGCAATCAACATGGTTGAAGCTGGTGCCGATGAAGTACCAGAAGAAGTAATGCTTGAAGCAATTATGTTTGGACATGATGAGATTAAACGCCTAATTGCATTCCAAGAAAAAATTGCAGCAGAGATTGGCAAAGAAAAAATGGAAGTTGTACTATACGAATTGAATAAAGACATCGAAGCAGATGTGCGTGCATTATGTGAAAGCGAAATGCTAGATGCTATTCGTGTACAAGAAAAGCATGCTCGCGAAGCAGCTATTAAAGAAGTAAAAGATTCTGTCATTGCAAAATATGAAGCAGAAGAAGCAGAAGAAGAAGATTTAAAACAAGTGAAAGCTATTTTAGATAAATTAGTGAAAAATGAAGTACGTCGTCTCATCACTGAAGATAAAGTTCGTCCAGATGGACGTGGCTTAGAAGAAATTCGCCCACTGTCTTCTGAAGTGCATTTATTACCGAGAACACACGGGTCAGGATTATTTACTCGTGGACAAACTCAAGCATTAAGTATTTGTACATTAGGTGCTTTAGGAGATGTGCAAATATTGGATGGCCTTGGGGTAGAAGAAGAAAAACGATTTATGCATCACTATAATTTCCCTAATTTCAGTGTTGGTGAAACTGGACCAATGCGTGGACCTGGACGAAGAGAAATCGGTCATGGTGCGCTAGGGGAAAGAGCATTAGAACCAATTATTCCTTCTGAAAAAGACTTCCCATATACAATTCGCCTTGTATCAGAAGTATTAGAATCCAATGGTTCCACTTCACAGGCTAGTATTTGTGCAAGTACCCTTGCTATGATGGATGCTGGTGTGCCAATTAAAGCACCAGTTGCTGGTATTGCAATGGGGCTGATTAAATCTGGTGAACATTATAGTATTTTAACAGATATTCAAGGGATGGAAGATCATCTAGGAGATATGGACTTTAAAGTAGCTGGTACTTCTAAAGGGGTAACGGCACTTCAAATGGATATAAAAATTGATGGATTATCACGTGAAATTTTAGAAGAAGCATTACAGCAAGCTAAGATTGGCCGTATGCAAATTCTTGAATCCATGTTGGCAACAATCAATACACCTAGAGAATCACTATCTTCTTATGCGCCAAAAATTTTAATGATGTCTATCAACCCAGACAAAATTCGCGATGTTATTGGACCAAGTGGTAAACAAATCAATAAAATTATCGAAGAAACTGGCGTTAAAATTGATATCGAGCAAGATGGTACTGTATTTATTTCTTCTGTTGATGATGAAATGAATAACAAAGCAAAACAAATTATCGAAGATATCGTTCGTGAAGTTGTTGTTGGACAAATGTATCTTGGTAAAGTAAAACGAATCGAGAAATTCGGTGCGTTCGTTGAAATTTTCAACGGAAAAGATGGACTTGTTCATATTTCAGAGCTTGCTGAAGAAAGAATTGGCAAGGTAGAAGATGTAGTAGCAATCGGTGATGAAATCCTTGTGAAAGTAACAGAAATTGATAAACAAGGAAGAGTAAATTTATCTCGTAAAGCTGTTTTGAAAGAACAAAAAGAACAAGCTGAGAATGCAAAAAACTAA
- a CDS encoding polysaccharide deacetylase family protein — MKKTVSLIGILAISWFLVNNPWADTYVSTLQENAVSVTATNSLYTTISEKAKDYEKKPIDAKLDPVWKAIPGLNGVTVDIDASYKNMKKEKKFNEQRLVFKQVKPKITLNDLPPAPIYKGNPEKEMVSFIINVAWGNEFLPDILSTLKKHHVKASFFLEGRWVQKNPDLAKMIAEAGHELGNHSYTHPDMSKISSSKIHEEIVKTNDVIEATTGKQVTLLAPPSGYFNNEVVKIAAQQKLKTVIWSVDTIDWQKPSPDTLLKRVTGKIHNGALILMHPTEVTTNSLEHLIIEIKNKGYKIDSVSDMLSEERESIKTKK; from the coding sequence ATGAAGAAAACAGTTTCACTTATAGGAATACTAGCCATCTCTTGGTTTTTAGTTAATAATCCTTGGGCTGATACATATGTAAGTACTTTACAAGAAAACGCTGTCTCAGTGACAGCAACTAACTCTTTATATACGACGATAAGCGAGAAAGCGAAAGACTATGAAAAGAAGCCGATTGATGCCAAGCTTGATCCTGTATGGAAAGCTATTCCTGGATTAAATGGGGTGACAGTGGATATTGATGCTTCTTACAAGAATATGAAAAAAGAAAAGAAATTCAATGAACAAAGATTGGTTTTTAAGCAAGTGAAACCAAAAATTACACTAAATGATTTGCCACCTGCTCCTATTTATAAAGGGAATCCAGAAAAAGAAATGGTAAGCTTTATTATAAACGTAGCATGGGGAAATGAATTTTTACCTGACATACTATCAACCTTAAAAAAGCATCATGTCAAGGCGAGTTTTTTCTTGGAAGGCAGATGGGTTCAGAAAAACCCAGATCTTGCTAAAATGATTGCAGAAGCAGGGCATGAACTCGGAAATCATTCCTATACCCATCCAGATATGAGTAAAATTAGCAGTAGTAAAATTCATGAGGAAATCGTAAAAACAAATGATGTCATCGAAGCGACAACTGGTAAGCAAGTCACATTATTAGCGCCACCAAGTGGGTATTTTAATAATGAAGTAGTGAAAATTGCCGCTCAACAAAAGCTTAAAACAGTAATATGGTCTGTGGATACGATTGATTGGCAAAAACCAAGTCCTGATACATTGCTTAAAAGAGTTACAGGGAAGATCCATAATGGGGCTCTAATCCTTATGCATCCAACAGAAGTTACTACAAATAGCCTTGAACATTTAATTATCGAAATCAAAAATAAAGGATATAAAATCGATTCAGTTAGTGACATGCTTAGTGAAGAACGAGAAAGCATAAAAACAAAAAAATAG